A portion of the Manihot esculenta cultivar AM560-2 chromosome 2, M.esculenta_v8, whole genome shotgun sequence genome contains these proteins:
- the LOC110609534 gene encoding N6-adenosine-methyltransferase MT-A70-like isoform X2, which produces MENQSDGLNSSNDEPAVSTIKSLRSQLESRIETQHGTQLDLIASLQSLVPNIVSSLDLSLQIVSSFNHKPFTPTPPLPAPTKKTAEIANPARSPSSPRTGVRSKSAISKLEFSKPTQSNGNNHKFSIDDSGSPLSVVRVMVAECLLQRVPFDPIDSSTVLRKLENDQNATPAEKAALREVGGESGAILAVEMALRSMAEENRGIELEEFVVSGKSRVMVLNIDRNRLVKELPESAQYQQHLDSSNSGDLNQNQSNSGNNGSGGLDVNNNGAFGMGGPMVRPMPADMWMGGGPGGDLWNGPPRGGMVGPRGMMMGPRGMMQRPPLGPLAMQQQQKPRTEEDDMKDLEALLNKKSYMEMQKSKTGEELLDLIHRPTAKETAVAAKFKTKGGSQLKEYCSALTKEDCRRQSGSFMACEKVHFRRIIAPHTDVSQGDCSFLDTCRHMKTCKYVHYELDPTPDVPPMMMGAAALPPPKPLKPQRAEYCSEVELGEPQWINCDIRNFKMEILGQFGVIMADPPWDIHMELPYGTMADDEMRNLNVPVLQTDGLIFLWVTGRAMELGRECLELWGYKRVEELIWVKTNQLQRIIRTGRTGHWLNHSKEHCLVGIKGNPEVNRNIDTDVIVAEVRETSRKPDEMYPLLERISPRTRKLELFARMHNTHAGWMSLGNQLDGVRLVDEGLRARFKAAYPDVVVQPPSPPRASAMEIEPTASQMRSPYAVTESKATMVPMAEHGAAGTAYASEEKFVGVDADMAG; this is translated from the exons ATGGAGAACCAATCAGATGGCCTCAACAGCAGCAACGACGAACCTGCTGTATCCACCATCAAGAGCCTACGTTCTCAGCTGGAATCTCGCATAGAAACCCAGCATGGCACCCAACTCGACCTAATAGCCTCTCTCCAATCTCTGGTCCCTAACATCGTCTCCTCTCTCGATCTGTCTCTCCAAATCGTCTCTTCCTTCAATCACAAACCCTTTACCCCTACGCCCCCTCTCCCTGCCCCAACTAAAAAAACTGCCGAAATCGCTAACCCAGCCAGAAGTCCCTCTAGTCCTCGCACTGGTGTGCGTTCTAAGTCCGCAATTTCGAAGCTTGAGTTCTCTAAACCGACTCAGTCGAATGGGAATAATCACAAATTTAGTATTGATGACAGTGGAAGTCCTTTATCGGTGGTGAGGGTGATGGTGGCGGAGTGCTTGTTGCAGAGGGTGCCGTTTGATCCGATAGATTCTTCGACAGTGTTGAGGAAGCTGGAGAATGATCAGAATGCGACTCCAGCAGAGAAGGCGGCGCTGAGGGAGGTGGGTGGAGAGTCTGGCGCTATTCTTGCTGTGGAGATGGCTTTGAGGTCCATGGCGGAGGAGAACCGTGGGATTGAACTCGAGGAATTTGTGGTTAGTGGTAAGTCTAGAGTTATGGTGTTGAATATTGACCGCAATAGGTTAGTTAAAGAATTGCCTGAAAGTGCACAGTATCAACAACATTTAGACTCGTCAAATTCTGGTGATTTAAATCAGAATCAGAGTAATAGCGGCAACAATGGAAGTGGTGGGCTTGATGTGAATAATAATGGAGCTTTCGGGATGGGAGGGCCGATGGTGAGACCAATGCCGGCAGATATGTGGATGGGTGGCGGTCCTGGTGGAGACTTGTGGAATGGGCCACCGAGGGGAGGAATGGTGGGTCCTAGAGGAATGATGATGGGGCCTAGAGGGATGATGCAGAGGCCGCCTTTAGGGCCATTGGCAATGCAGCAGCAGCAGAAGCCAAGAACTGAGGAGGATGATATGAAGGATTTGGAAGCTTTGCTCAATAAGAAGTCATATATGGAGATGCAGAAATCAAAGACTGGGGAGGAGCTTTTGGACCTCATCCATCGACCTACTGCAAAGGAAACTGCTGTGGCTGCTAAG TTCAAAACCAAAGGTGGCTCTCAACTGAAGGAGTACTGTTCTGCTCTAACAAAAGAGGATTGCAGGCGTCAATCTGGTTCCTTTATGGCTTGCGAGAAG GTTCATTTTCGACGAATTATTGCTCCTCATACTGATGTCAGTCAAGGGGACTGTTCTTTTCTAGACACTTGCCGTCACATGAAG ACATGCAAGTATGTCCATTATGAGCTTGACCCTACTCCTGATGTGCCACCTATGATGATGGGTGCTGCAGCTCTTCCTCCCCCCAAACCTTTAAAGCCCCAGCGTGCAGAATATTGTTCAGAAGTGGAACTTGGTGAACCACAATGGATTAATTGTGATATTCGCAATTTTAAAATGGAGATTTTAGGGCAATTTGGAGTCATAATGGCTGATCCACCATGGGACATTCACATGGAACTACCTTATGGGACAATGGCCGATGATGAAATGCGGAATCTTAATGTTCCTGTTTTACAGACTGATGGTCTGATTTTCCTTTGGGTTACAGGACGTGCAATGGAGCTTGGTCGGGAGTG TTTGGAACTTTGGGGGTACAAGCGTGTTGAGGAACTGATTTGGGTGAAGACTAATCAACTTCAACGTATCATTCGAACAGGCCGGACAGGACATTGGCTGAATCATAGCAAGGAGCACTGCCTTGTTGGAATTAAGGGAAATCCAGAAGTAAATAGGAATATTGATACTGATGTCATTGTTGCTGAAGTTCGAGAGACAAGTCGCAAGCCAGATGAG ATGTATCCTTTGCTGGAGAGGATAAGTCCAAGGACAAGAAAGCTGGAATTGTTTGCTCGCATGCACAATACTCATGCTGG GTGGATGTCGCTTGGTAATCAGTTGGATGGAGTCCGATTGGTTGATGAAGGTCTGCGAGCTAGATTCAAGGCTGCTTACCCAGATGTGGTGGTGCAGCCTCCCTCTCCTCCACGGGCATCTGCAATGGAAATTGAACCTACAGCTTCTCAAATGAGGAGTCCTTATGCAGTGACGGAATCCAAGGCCACAATGGTTCCGATGGCAGAGCATGGAGCTGCAGGGACAGCTTATGCTTCTGAAGAGAAGTTCGTGGGTGTAGATGCTGATATGGCAGGCTGA
- the LOC110609534 gene encoding N6-adenosine-methyltransferase MT-A70-like isoform X1 encodes MENQSDGLNSSNDEPAVSTIKSLRSQLESRIETQHGTQLDLIASLQSLVPNIVSSLDLSLQIVSSFNHKPFTPTPPLPAPTKKTAEIANPARSPSSPRTGVRSKSAISKLEFSKPTQSNGNNHKFSIDDSGSPLSVVRVMVAECLLQRVPFDPIDSSTVLRKLENDQNATPAEKAALREVGGESGAILAVEMALRSMAEENRGIELEEFVVSGKSRVMVLNIDRNRLVKELPESAQYQQHLDSSNSGDLNQNQSNSGNNGSGGLDVNNNGAFGMGGPMVRPMPADMWMGGGPGGDLWNGPPRGGMVGPRGMMMGPRGMMQRPPLGPLAMQQQQKPRTEEDDMKDLEALLNKKSYMEMQKSKTGEELLDLIHRPTAKETAVAAKFKTKGGSQLKEYCSALTKEDCRRQSGSFMACEKVHFRRIIAPHTDVSQGDCSFLDTCRHMKTCKYVHYELDPTPDVPPMMMGAAALPPPKPLKPQRAEYCSEVELGEPQWINCDIRNFKMEILGQFGVIMADPPWDIHMELPYGTMADDEMRNLNVPVLQTDGLIFLWVTGRAMELGREWYMFIFVPLLLILNYPLYLELWGYKRVEELIWVKTNQLQRIIRTGRTGHWLNHSKEHCLVGIKGNPEVNRNIDTDVIVAEVRETSRKPDEMYPLLERISPRTRKLELFARMHNTHAGWMSLGNQLDGVRLVDEGLRARFKAAYPDVVVQPPSPPRASAMEIEPTASQMRSPYAVTESKATMVPMAEHGAAGTAYASEEKFVGVDADMAG; translated from the exons ATGGAGAACCAATCAGATGGCCTCAACAGCAGCAACGACGAACCTGCTGTATCCACCATCAAGAGCCTACGTTCTCAGCTGGAATCTCGCATAGAAACCCAGCATGGCACCCAACTCGACCTAATAGCCTCTCTCCAATCTCTGGTCCCTAACATCGTCTCCTCTCTCGATCTGTCTCTCCAAATCGTCTCTTCCTTCAATCACAAACCCTTTACCCCTACGCCCCCTCTCCCTGCCCCAACTAAAAAAACTGCCGAAATCGCTAACCCAGCCAGAAGTCCCTCTAGTCCTCGCACTGGTGTGCGTTCTAAGTCCGCAATTTCGAAGCTTGAGTTCTCTAAACCGACTCAGTCGAATGGGAATAATCACAAATTTAGTATTGATGACAGTGGAAGTCCTTTATCGGTGGTGAGGGTGATGGTGGCGGAGTGCTTGTTGCAGAGGGTGCCGTTTGATCCGATAGATTCTTCGACAGTGTTGAGGAAGCTGGAGAATGATCAGAATGCGACTCCAGCAGAGAAGGCGGCGCTGAGGGAGGTGGGTGGAGAGTCTGGCGCTATTCTTGCTGTGGAGATGGCTTTGAGGTCCATGGCGGAGGAGAACCGTGGGATTGAACTCGAGGAATTTGTGGTTAGTGGTAAGTCTAGAGTTATGGTGTTGAATATTGACCGCAATAGGTTAGTTAAAGAATTGCCTGAAAGTGCACAGTATCAACAACATTTAGACTCGTCAAATTCTGGTGATTTAAATCAGAATCAGAGTAATAGCGGCAACAATGGAAGTGGTGGGCTTGATGTGAATAATAATGGAGCTTTCGGGATGGGAGGGCCGATGGTGAGACCAATGCCGGCAGATATGTGGATGGGTGGCGGTCCTGGTGGAGACTTGTGGAATGGGCCACCGAGGGGAGGAATGGTGGGTCCTAGAGGAATGATGATGGGGCCTAGAGGGATGATGCAGAGGCCGCCTTTAGGGCCATTGGCAATGCAGCAGCAGCAGAAGCCAAGAACTGAGGAGGATGATATGAAGGATTTGGAAGCTTTGCTCAATAAGAAGTCATATATGGAGATGCAGAAATCAAAGACTGGGGAGGAGCTTTTGGACCTCATCCATCGACCTACTGCAAAGGAAACTGCTGTGGCTGCTAAG TTCAAAACCAAAGGTGGCTCTCAACTGAAGGAGTACTGTTCTGCTCTAACAAAAGAGGATTGCAGGCGTCAATCTGGTTCCTTTATGGCTTGCGAGAAG GTTCATTTTCGACGAATTATTGCTCCTCATACTGATGTCAGTCAAGGGGACTGTTCTTTTCTAGACACTTGCCGTCACATGAAG ACATGCAAGTATGTCCATTATGAGCTTGACCCTACTCCTGATGTGCCACCTATGATGATGGGTGCTGCAGCTCTTCCTCCCCCCAAACCTTTAAAGCCCCAGCGTGCAGAATATTGTTCAGAAGTGGAACTTGGTGAACCACAATGGATTAATTGTGATATTCGCAATTTTAAAATGGAGATTTTAGGGCAATTTGGAGTCATAATGGCTGATCCACCATGGGACATTCACATGGAACTACCTTATGGGACAATGGCCGATGATGAAATGCGGAATCTTAATGTTCCTGTTTTACAGACTGATGGTCTGATTTTCCTTTGGGTTACAGGACGTGCAATGGAGCTTGGTCGGGAGTGGTACATGTTTATATTTGTCCCCTTGTTGCTAATTTTGAACTATCCTCTTTA TTTGGAACTTTGGGGGTACAAGCGTGTTGAGGAACTGATTTGGGTGAAGACTAATCAACTTCAACGTATCATTCGAACAGGCCGGACAGGACATTGGCTGAATCATAGCAAGGAGCACTGCCTTGTTGGAATTAAGGGAAATCCAGAAGTAAATAGGAATATTGATACTGATGTCATTGTTGCTGAAGTTCGAGAGACAAGTCGCAAGCCAGATGAG ATGTATCCTTTGCTGGAGAGGATAAGTCCAAGGACAAGAAAGCTGGAATTGTTTGCTCGCATGCACAATACTCATGCTGG GTGGATGTCGCTTGGTAATCAGTTGGATGGAGTCCGATTGGTTGATGAAGGTCTGCGAGCTAGATTCAAGGCTGCTTACCCAGATGTGGTGGTGCAGCCTCCCTCTCCTCCACGGGCATCTGCAATGGAAATTGAACCTACAGCTTCTCAAATGAGGAGTCCTTATGCAGTGACGGAATCCAAGGCCACAATGGTTCCGATGGCAGAGCATGGAGCTGCAGGGACAGCTTATGCTTCTGAAGAGAAGTTCGTGGGTGTAGATGCTGATATGGCAGGCTGA